The genomic interval TTCCAATCCGGTCCGATGCATTACTATTTCAATGAAATGCCTGCCAATTTCGGTGTTGCAGATTTCATTAAAACGTGGGAACTATAGCGGTAAACCGAGCATTCCGCTCAGATAGAAATACGCTTCCTCAGTATAGCGCGGCAGATTTTCTGGATCTTCGACTTCCAATTCTAATGTCAGGTCGCCTTGGTAGTCTATCTCTTGGAGCGTTTCGATGATCTGTTTGAGCCTAAGTTCCCCACGTCCAATGCCGACAGATACGGAGCCGAGATGGTCCTTGAGATGTATCGCATAGATGCGGGAACCGAATTGACGAATCGCGGCAAGTGTGTCCACGCCGGACGAATGGAAATGTCCTGTATCTATGCAGACTCCCACCCGCTCATCAGGAATAGCATCTAACACTGTTTGGAAATCCTCCGCTTGCTCAAGCACATTCCCGTGGTGCGGTTCAAGCGTCAACTTGATTTGACTCTCTGTTGGCATACGCTGCAACACCTCGCGGACACAAGCAGTAACCCTGTCCAATGCCCCGGGTTCTGTTCTACGTTGTGCACCGCTTGTTGTTAGATGTGTCGCGCCGAGTCCTTCAGCGATTTCAACACACCTTGCGATTGCCTCCGCACGTACATCAACATCGGCATTGTCCTGTCCACCCCACCCAGGTGGATAGAGTCCGGCACATTTCATGCCAGATGCGTCAATCTTCGCCTTCATAGCGTCTATATCAAACGCGTGTGCGGCATCTACGCTCCATATAAGCGGTCCATGAATTTCCATCAGTCGATAGCCGATCTGTGGTGCGTATTCTAAGGTTGCAGCAACTTCATCTTCGGCATAACCTCGATAACAAATAGAAGCACAGATAATGTCCATAAAAATTCCTTTCTATCAAGTCTGGAACGGCTCAAAAAGATGTACAGCCCTATCAACTATCATATCAGTCGCATGTATTCATCGTGTGTTCCAATCCAAAACCAGAAGAAAGTGCCCTCTCTTTCAGAAGCGAGCGTACGATATTTAGGACCGACCCTCGCCGACCAATAGATACGCACCTTTTTCAATGCTAAAGATGGATGCTGTGGATTTTGTTTTAGCAATTCAAAACTTTTGTCAGCGAGCCGCTGAACATGGTGAGGAAGGTCCCGATAATGTTTCCGAAAACGTTGCGTTTTTACGTGTTTTATATATCTTCGCATTTACCTGCTCGAAAATCAGTGAGTGCCTCTTTCGCGAATCGTTTAAATTTTCCAGCCTTAGCGTCTTCTTCAAATTGCTTATCCCACATTTCCGCTTCCACCTTATATATTGCCAAGCACTCGTGAAGTTCAATTTCCAACACTTTCAACAATTCCTCTTTCGTTTTTCTTTCACAATTTACCTCGGGAAGTTCTTGTATCCACCCAATCCATCCATCACCGTTTTGCTCAGCATGGACCGTGTAAATCTCGTCAAATCCCTGTTCTTGGACTTCAATAGTATGAACCAGCTCCATAGTGTAACTCCTTATTATGTAATAGTTTCAAATATGCTCTATTATATCCCATAAAAAAGTTAATTGTCAAACAATTTTCTTGAAAAATTGAATAAACAAGGTATAATAAACCGTATAATCAGCAGACTTGGAGTATAGTAAAAAGTGATTCAACAAATCGAAATAACCTTACCTGAATACCCGCGCGGCTTTCATCTGGTTACAGATGAGATTATGAAATCGCTCGGTGAATTGCCGAAAGAAGGTATCCTACATCTCTTCATTAAGCACACGTCCGCAGGATTGACCATCAACGAAAACGACGATCCGACGGTCCGCGAGGATTTTGCTAACAGTTTCGATCAGCTCGTCAAAGAGCGTGAACCATTTTATAAACACACAATAGAAGGCGATGACGATATGCCAGCACATATCAAAGCGTCGCTTGTCGGCTTTACCGTCTCCGTCCCGATTACTGACCATCGCCTCAATTTAGGTATATGGCAAGGCATCTATCTCTGCGAATTTCGGAATTGTGGTGGTAGGCGACACTTAGTAGCGACGCTCTATTCTTAGTGTTAGGTAGGTTCGTAGTCGTGCGATTCATCGCACGTCCCAAACGGGAGAACGTGAATTGCCGTACTACGAACCTGATGGACTTCAATTTGAAACTTGATAAAGCACTACAAAGTGCTATAGAGTTCAGCGTGTCGCTTCAGCACCGCATCGGAATCCGGTGGGTTGATAACCTCTATGGAGATAAATCCGTTATATCCGTCTTCAGCAAGGAGCGTGAGCGAATCTCTTTCTGTATCGGGTAGTGGTCCGTCGTCCCCGAAGTTGACATGTGCGTGTCGGACTTTGCCACGCAGATGGACATACGCCACATTGATGGGTTCTCCGTGCCGGACATGATGCGCTGCGTGCCAATTCACAAAAGTGTTCTGTGCTTCAGCGCGATGCAGTGTCTCCGCAACGTAGCTGCCGATGAGGTTGCCGTGTGTCTCTAAACAGAGTGCAACGCCTGCGTCGCCTGCCAATCCATCACATTCACGAATGCCATCCGCTTCCCAATCCAAAGTTTGGGATACTTCAACTGGAGTCTCTGGTACCCTATCCCCAAAGATACGGATATTCGCTGCGCCCATGGTTGCTGCAAGATCAATGTAACGCTTGAGGAGTTCAACTTGCTCGGCACGTTTGCTCGCGTCTGGATCAATGAACCGGACACCCGTTGCGATGCAGGAGAGATCAATCCCGCTATCGACAAATTGGGCGCGCGCGTCGCTGAGTTGTTGTGGTGTAGAATCCAGTTCGACACCGTGTCCGTGATCCCACTCGACGCGAAGTTCCAAGTGTTTATAGTCATACTGTTTCGCTTTGTCAATGAGTTCCGCCAATGTTAGCGGCGGACAGACAGACGACATGAAACCAAATTGCATGTAAAGCCTCCAATTTTGTTAGGTTAACCTTGAATTTTAACAGATGAACTGCCGTTTCCTTTTTTATTAACTTGAATTTTGACAGGTAAGCGTCTCGTTAATTCCTGAATATGGCTGATGAGGAAGATGTTCCGTCCCTGCATGCGGAGTCCTTCAAGTGCAGCGATAGCAATGTCGAGCGTCTCGGTATCAAGCGTGCCAAATCCCTCGTCAAGGAACAACGAATTGAGTTGTGCCCGCCCACGACTGAGTTCAGAGAGCGCGAGTGCCAAAGCGAGGCTCGTCAGAAACGATTCTCCACCGGAGAGTGTCTCAACGGGACGTTTTTCATTCGCATTCCAGCGATCAACAACAGATAAGTCACCGATAGTTTCGACTTCAAGTTGGTACCGCTCTGAGGTGAGATATTTGAGTTGTTCATTTGCTAAACTGACCATTTGCCTGAACATAATCTCCAGCGCGAAATCACGTAAGTCATTAGCGGGAATTGTCTTCTGTAACCTCCGCCAGCGTTTCCATTCTTGTTTAGCCTCTTGTGCCTCAGCCTCAAGATTTTCACGTTCCTGAAGCGCATTTTGCAAATTGTTTACTATTTGCCGTTGTTCACCAACTTTTTGCTGCGCCTCTTGGAACTGCACTTCAATTTCTTCGGCTTGGGTTTCAATATCCACTAATACCTCCGACAATGCTGCATCGTGTGCTTCTGACCAGTTAAATTCTGCGTTCTCTAATCTATTAAAATAAGCTTGGCATGCCGTTTCAAATCTTTCAGCACATTCACCACACCGCACTTCGCAAATCTCGTGAGCAATTTGCGTTTCTGTTAGCAGGTTTTGGCTCTCCTGCAATTGACGATCAGCATTATCGCGCTCCACCTCTTTGGTCTGCATGTCAGCTTCTAACGCCTCAATAGCGACGTTAATCTCGTCTTCTGTTTCCAAACCACCAGTTATTTCGCGAGCTGCCTCCAAAAACGCTTCCCCCTCGGCCCGATATGCATCTATTTCGGTTTGCAATACTTCGCGGCGTTCTCTCAGGTTTTCAAGGTTGCCTTCGTCTGCCGTGATTTCCGTATTAAGCACCTGAAGTCGTGCCTCTGCATTCCGACGTTCGTCTTCACGGATCCCAATCGCTTCGATCATATTGTTAAACTCATCTACAGCCTCTTGTGGTGCAACACCATGAAAAGCGTCAGGTAGCAACTCCCAAAAACGCGACTCTGTAGATGCGATACCCGCTTGTAAATCTTCAACGGCATCGCTGAGTTCGCTCAACTGCATTTCAGTTTCATTCAGAGATTCGGTGTCGCGAGCGATGTCGTTGTCACAGGTTTCAAGTCGTTGTGTTGCTGTTTCGCAATTATGCGTTGCTTGTGTGTGGACTTGCCTGGCGGTTTCAAGAGCTGCGATAGCAGTATCCGCGTCGTCAACCTGCTCGGCTGTCCAGGCAGATGAAACATCTGCATCTGGATAGATCTCTCGCCACTCTGTGAGAAGCTGCGTTGTCTCGTCTTGCAGTGTTTCTATTTCGGTAGCGCATTCCATAATTTGTTCAGCAGTATTGCGGCTATTTTGTTCAGTTCTCGCCTGTCTCGTTTGTAAATCCCGAATCCGATTTTGTGCGGACTGTGCGACATCTCTGGCATTTGTTAATGCAGTTTCAGCATCTTGCAGCAAATTCTCAGCTTCAGGTTCCACGACATCAACACAGGGATGATCTGTTGCACCACACACCGAGCAGGGTTCTCCCGGTTGAAGCCGTTGCCGAAGTTGATTGATTGGATTTGCTAAAAGTGCTGATTCTCGTGCATCTTCACAACGTTGAACTGCATCTTCCTCCCGCTGGCACACCTCCGCTTGGCTTGTCAATTCATTTTCGATCTGTGCAAGTATCGTATCTAATTCTGTATTCGCCACATTCAATTCATGCAAACGGTCTTCGGAGTTCGCTAAGTTACTGTTTGCTGTTTCATATCTCTGAGCGATGGGTTGTGCCTGGAGTGCCTGCTGTCTGCGGGTATTCCAATCTTCACGAGTTCCATCTGTCTGTAAATTGTCCAATTCAGCTTCGGCGTTTCCCAATGCAGTTACCGCTTCTGCTTGTTCCGCGAGGCGTTCTTCACGATTCCTGAATAACGTCTCTAATCTGTTTTCCAAAGACGATACTCTTTCGACACAATCATCCCTACTGACCGATCTATCCTCTAACTGATTTTGTAGTGCATCAAGTTGTGCCAGAAAACCGGTGGCTCGGTTAAGACGTTGTTGCCGATCTGATGGAAGCGAATTTTCGTTCAAAAAACGCTGTGCATTTTCAATCTGTTCGTTTAACTGTTCTTGCTCAGTCCGTCCGTCGCTTAATTGGTTCTCCAATGTGTTAATCTGCTCTGTCAAATTCGTCAAATCTGAAGTTCGCTTATCCACTTCCGCAAACCGATCTTCCGCTCGTCCTATATTTGGTCTCGCTTCAGCGTAGTTCCGCATCCTCCGATCTCGCTCAGTGGATGCAGCGGCGTACGATGCCTGCACCTCGTCAAAAACGGTTTGATTGGTTTCAACTTGTTCCTTTGCAGCAGTTCTATCTGCTGCTGCCGAACGGAGTTCAACCTCTGCATTTGCAAGTTCTAATCTTGCCCGAATTCGTTGCCTATTCGCATCTAATACTTCAGATTGCCTTTGCAAACTAACAAGTCTCTCTCTAGCTGCGTCTATCTCATGTGAAGATACCCGAATTCGATTGCCTCTTTCGTTGACTTCCTCATGCACCGCTTCAAGCTGGCTAACTTTGTCGTTTAGCGTCTGTTTGAGTAAATCATAGTCATAGCTGTCTATGGTTGCTTCCAAAATCGCCCGTCGCTCTTCTTTGCTTGCCTTTAAAAACGCCGCGAATTCGCCTTGCGCTAACATAACAGAGCGTTTGAAAGCACCAAAATCAAGCCCTAAGATAGATTCTACCTCTTGAGCAACATTGGTGGTGATTAACTCGTCGGAATCATTAAACAATTGTGATTGCGGAGAGCGGTTGCGCCTAATGGACCACGTCGCATGGTAACGGGTATTGTTTGCCTCAAAATGTATTTCAGCAAAGCCCTCCGTTTCACCGTGGCTGATAAGGTGTCTTGGATGTTGATTTGTAGTTCCACTCAACCTTGGTGTCTTTCCATAAAGGGCGACACAAATAGCATCCAACAGCGTTGTCTTTCCAGCACCTGTTGGACCGGTAATCGCTACAAGAGACGCGTCATCCAACGGCGGATTTTCAAAATCAATTGCAACTGGGTCCCGAAAACTATTTAGATTTTTAAGTTTCAATTTGCATATTTTCATTCAAATTCCTCAACAAGTTGGACTAATTCACTGAATGTTTGCGCCAAGGTCTCATCCGGTGGTTCACCTTCGAATTTTGCTCTGTGAAACTGTGCAAAGATTTCTTTCGGACGTTTCATGTCTTCAACGGGGATCGTCGGTCCCTGCGCCATTTCTGGCAGTTCAAGCTCAACGCTCAAAACCTCACCGCCACGGTCTCCGAATTGCTTCCGAATTTCATCGCTGATGCCGACCCTTGGTGCATCTAATTTCAGTTTAACCTGTATA from Candidatus Poribacteria bacterium carries:
- a CDS encoding sugar phosphate isomerase/epimerase encodes the protein MDIICASICYRGYAEDEVAATLEYAPQIGYRLMEIHGPLIWSVDAAHAFDIDAMKAKIDASGMKCAGLYPPGWGGQDNADVDVRAEAIARCVEIAEGLGATHLTTSGAQRRTEPGALDRVTACVREVLQRMPTESQIKLTLEPHHGNVLEQAEDFQTVLDAIPDERVGVCIDTGHFHSSGVDTLAAIRQFGSRIYAIHLKDHLGSVSVGIGRGELRLKQIIETLQEIDYQGDLTLELEVEDPENLPRYTEEAYFYLSGMLGLPL
- a CDS encoding secondary thiamine-phosphate synthase enzyme YjbQ produces the protein MIQQIEITLPEYPRGFHLVTDEIMKSLGELPKEGILHLFIKHTSAGLTINENDDPTVREDFANSFDQLVKEREPFYKHTIEGDDDMPAHIKASLVGFTVSVPITDHRLNLGIWQGIYLCEFRNCGGRRHLVATLYS
- a CDS encoding sugar phosphate isomerase/epimerase produces the protein MQFGFMSSVCPPLTLAELIDKAKQYDYKHLELRVEWDHGHGVELDSTPQQLSDARAQFVDSGIDLSCIATGVRFIDPDASKRAEQVELLKRYIDLAATMGAANIRIFGDRVPETPVEVSQTLDWEADGIRECDGLAGDAGVALCLETHGNLIGSYVAETLHRAEAQNTFVNWHAAHHVRHGEPINVAYVHLRGKVRHAHVNFGDDGPLPDTERDSLTLLAEDGYNGFISIEVINPPDSDAVLKRHAELYSTL
- a CDS encoding AAA family ATPase encodes the protein MKICKLKLKNLNSFRDPVAIDFENPPLDDASLVAITGPTGAGKTTLLDAICVALYGKTPRLSGTTNQHPRHLISHGETEGFAEIHFEANNTRYHATWSIRRNRSPQSQLFNDSDELITTNVAQEVESILGLDFGAFKRSVMLAQGEFAAFLKASKEERRAILEATIDSYDYDLLKQTLNDKVSQLEAVHEEVNERGNRIRVSSHEIDAARERLVSLQRQSEVLDANRQRIRARLELANAEVELRSAAADRTAAKEQVETNQTVFDEVQASYAAASTERDRRMRNYAEARPNIGRAEDRFAEVDKRTSDLTNLTEQINTLENQLSDGRTEQEQLNEQIENAQRFLNENSLPSDRQQRLNRATGFLAQLDALQNQLEDRSVSRDDCVERVSSLENRLETLFRNREERLAEQAEAVTALGNAEAELDNLQTDGTREDWNTRRQQALQAQPIAQRYETANSNLANSEDRLHELNVANTELDTILAQIENELTSQAEVCQREEDAVQRCEDARESALLANPINQLRQRLQPGEPCSVCGATDHPCVDVVEPEAENLLQDAETALTNARDVAQSAQNRIRDLQTRQARTEQNSRNTAEQIMECATEIETLQDETTQLLTEWREIYPDADVSSAWTAEQVDDADTAIAALETARQVHTQATHNCETATQRLETCDNDIARDTESLNETEMQLSELSDAVEDLQAGIASTESRFWELLPDAFHGVAPQEAVDEFNNMIEAIGIREDERRNAEARLQVLNTEITADEGNLENLRERREVLQTEIDAYRAEGEAFLEAAREITGGLETEDEINVAIEALEADMQTKEVERDNADRQLQESQNLLTETQIAHEICEVRCGECAERFETACQAYFNRLENAEFNWSEAHDAALSEVLVDIETQAEEIEVQFQEAQQKVGEQRQIVNNLQNALQERENLEAEAQEAKQEWKRWRRLQKTIPANDLRDFALEIMFRQMVSLANEQLKYLTSERYQLEVETIGDLSVVDRWNANEKRPVETLSGGESFLTSLALALALSELSRGRAQLNSLFLDEGFGTLDTETLDIAIAALEGLRMQGRNIFLISHIQELTRRLPVKIQVNKKGNGSSSVKIQG